AGTTCGAAACCGATCGACTACTTCAGCTCGCCCTGGACCATTGGCTCAATCGCTCGAGACGCCTTCAGCGCATTGCGCAGCGCCTCCAGATCGCGGGCCGGGAGATTTGCGAAGAGACCGTCTCGCCCATTTTTGGCGCGAGCCTGGTGGATCTCGAGGGCCTGCCTATTTCGCTTCAGCCTGTAGCGCGGAAGCGATTTGGACCCAAGCACCGCTTCTTCGTGACCGCGGTCTTCCCCGGGATGGCTTCGGAGCGGGCAGGCCTAAAGGTCACAGACGCAGTGTTGAAGGTGAACGGTTCTTTGCTGCGTAATTCAAAGAGCTTTTACGGGAGCGAGCCCCGGCTTGAAGAAATGAATGTATTGGAGATCGCGAGGAAGGACGAGACGCTCGCCCTCGAAGTCGATACCCAGCTCGGCTGCCGCTACCCGGCGTCGATTACTGTCAACGACCAAGTCATCGCTTATGCGACGGGTGAGACCATTGCAGTCAGTTCTGGCTTCATGAGGTATTACACAGACGACACGATGGTGGCACAAGTGGTGGGACATGAACTCGCGCACAACATACTCGCCAGTCCATCGAATAGAAGGTATCCCTGGGCTTCGAGAAGGTCGGAGGCGCGGGCCGACTACGTGGGAATCTATCTGGCCGCCATCGCGGGATATCCGTTGGCTCCCGGATTCCTGCTGCAATTAGGATTGACCGTCAACGTCGACTACTTCACGGGCCATCGCAGAACTCATCCAACTACTCCCGCTCGCGTACTTGCAGAGCGAAAGACGATCGAAGAGATCAAAGGAAAACAGAAACGGGGAGAACCACTGAGGCTTCGGTTCGAATGATGCCGAAGATCGCAGCCAGTGGGATCGCCACAGCACTCGCCTGCGCTTGGGGCTGCACCAGTGCCCCGCTTCCGCCCGAGGTCTCGCCGGAAGAACTCGACCGGTCCGTGGCGGAAGTTGCAGCCACCAGTGTGGGCAACTACGTCAAGCAGAGAGCCCGAGTGCTCGACATCGAGTACGCCCTGACCACGGGCAGCGCGAAGCGGTGCGCCCCGCTCAGGCCTCAGGCCGGAGTACTTCTATTTCACCCGGGCACTTTTGCCGATGATTCGATTCGCGCAGCCGCAAATCGGAACCATGCGCTCGGCGAACATCTCAGCGTCGTACATGTCGTTCCCGGCAGCAGCTTCGATCTCGCGGGGATTCGACCTGGTGACGAACTGCTCGAGATCGACCGAAAAACGATTCGTACCGAGAGTGAGTTCTCCGATCTATTGCTCGAAACCTCGGAGCGCAGTTCGCTCCAGATACTCGTTCTGCGTGGCGAAGCACAGCTCGAACTACCGGTGCAACTGGCTCATGGATGCCCTGTCAAATTCATTCTCTCGCATGACCACGACTATCGGATCGTCACGGGCCAGGGCAGCAAGCTATTGATCTACGTACCCGAAGGCGTAACCAGTTTCGTCGCAGACGACGACACCCTCGGTATGGTGCTCGCTCACCAATTTGCCCATGTGTTGTTCGATGACCCGGAAAAAACGTGGCAAGAACAAGAACTCCGAGCGGATCGATACGGCCTTCACCTGGCAGCCACCGCGGGCTTCGATGTGAGTGGTGCCGTGAAGTACTGGGAGGCCGTTGCAGTTGAATACCCGTGGTTGATCGGCGAGGCGCTCAGTGCGAGCGGTCCGCTGTGGAAGGGATTTGGCGAGCACCCGCACTACGGTCTCGGTCGTCGCGTTGCTGGCATTCGAGCAACCGTTCGGGAGATCGCGGCGCGTCAAACCGCAAATGTCAGTTCGGGGATCTCCCCCCCACCGGGCAATTAACGTCTTCGACTATTTTCGATATCTGCAATCTGCCTTTGTGGCCTTGATTGCCATGCCTTTAGAATCCACGTCGGCGAGATAAACAGGAGCGTCGAATACATACATTTCGCGTCCAGCCTCCTTCCGATTTCCGGTCATGTATCGTGGCTTGCCCTCACTGATTTCGTACAAGTGCCCGGCCTCAGCACTGAACTCGGTGGTGCAATCCCGCCTATAGCGCTGGCCCTTGGCCGCCGGATTGATCAATTCGCCCCGGAAGTACGAACGGAAATTCACTTCATATCTTCCCGGCAACAATTCATATGCACGCCCCTCGAGGGCGAGTCCGTTGATGTTCGTGATCGCTCCGGTCGTGGCCAATTTCAACACCGCCACCTCCTCTCGCGCTCGACGCTCACCTTTGTACAGGGGCTTCACTGACGCGCAGGCGCTCGCGAGAGCAACGACCATCCCACCGGCAATCAACACCGACCCAAGCTTCACGGACACGTCCTCCGATTACAGACATTGAGATTATCGTAGTGCGCCAGCAGAACCCGTAATCCATCTGGAGCTCGAGAGAAAGGTCAGCGTGAGCACCCGCCCTGAAGCCTCACCGCTGCCGAGCGACAAACAGTTGATCCGCGACGAGAGCATCTACGGTCGCCTGCCCCTGCTTCCCGGAGAGCGGGAGTACGGACCCTCTATTTCGCGGCGGACCTGCGCTTTTTCGATGTTCCCCTCGCCGGGCAATGGTGATAGAATCCAGCCCTCTCGAGCGGACTCGGCAGCCGCGATTCTCGCGAATGCCGGACCCTGGCAAAGCAATGCTGGCTCGAACTCAGCGGTCCTCGCTACAGCGAAGCGAGCGACGGAGGAAGATTCATGAGCGTCGCACTCAAAACCGAGACACCCCAGAAACTCAAATATTTCATGGACGGCGCATGGCACGAATCGAAGAGCGGCGTCTACATGCCCGTTACAAATTCCAGCACAGGTGAACTCATGGCCGAAGCGCCGCGCTGCAGCATCGACGAGGTCAATGCTTGCGTGGAATCGGCTCACGCCGCTTTTCCGGCCTGGCGAGATACGCCGGTCAGCCAGCGCATCCAGGTGATGTTCCGCTACAAGGCGTTGCTCGATAAACACAAGGACGAGTTGGCCACACTGCTAGCCACCGAGATGGGGAAGACCCTCGTAGAAGCCCACGGCGACGTCTTCAAGGCCATCGAGGTCGTGGAGTTGGCGTGCTCGGTTCCAGTGACCATGCAGGGACGCTCGACCATGAATACATCGACGGGTTTCGACACGGTCAGCTACCGGGAGCCGCTGGGTGTATTTGTCGGCATCGCGCCCTTCAACTTTCCGGCGATGATCCCGATGGGCTGGATGGTTCCGCTAGCGATCGCGACCGGCAACACCTACGTGCTGAAGGCCGCGAGTCTGGTTCCCCAGACCGCCATGCGCATGGTCGAGTTGTTGGCAGAGGCTGGCCTTCCCGCCGGCGTGATGAATATGGTGACCGCATCGCGAGATGAAGCCGAACCCCTTCTCCGGCATCCCATGGTCAGGGGTGTGACGCTGGTCGGTTCCAAGAAGATTGGACTGCATGTCTACAAGACGGCGGCGGCGGAAGGCAAGCGCGTTCAGGCGTTGACCGAGGCCAAGAATCACGCGTTGATTCTCAAGGATGCGCCGATTCTGGCCACCGCCCAGCGCGTCATCAACTCTGCTTTCGGGTGTGCGGGCGAACGCTGCATGGCGCTTCCCGCCATTTGTGTAGAGGAAGAAATCGCCGACGAACTGGTCGGAACGATCCTCGACATCGCGAAGCGACTGAAGATGGGCGCTGCCTGGTTGCCAGATACCGAGATGGGTCCGATGGTCACCAGTGAACATCGAGAATCGGTCCACGCTTGGGTGGACAAGGGTTCCAAGGAAGGAGGCGACCTGATCCTCGACGGACGCAATCCCACCGTTCCAGGTTATGAGGGCGGCTACTTCATGGGGGCGACCGTGTTCGACAACGTCACGTCGGATATGCGGATCGGAATCGACGAGATCTTCGGCCCGGTGCTCAGCGTCAAGCGCGTGAGGGATTTCGAAGAAGGCCTTGCGGAAATGAATGCCAGTGAGTTCGCGAACGGCTCAGCGATTTTCACGATGAACGGGAGGTATGCACGGGAGTTCAGCCGCCGGACTGATGCCGGCATGGTGGGTATCAATGTGGGCATCCCGGTCCCGATGTCGACGTTCCCGTTCTGTGGACACAAGAACAGTTTCTTCGGAGACCTGCACTGCATGGGGACAGATGGCATCTCGTTCTTCACCGAGACCAAGGCTGTGACGAGTCATTGGTTCAACGAGTCCGACCTGCAGGGCGGCAAGGTGGGGACCTGGTCTTGACCTTACGTTGATTGATTCGCGTTGAGATCGCGGGCGCTGCAGCGGCGGCGCCCGCTTTTTTTGCTGACGCAACAGAGCTTCATTGGAGCGCAAGACCCAGTTCGAAATCCGGAAGAAGCGATGGGGAGCGGCGGCAATTCCGGGAGTTATTGAGGTCTATTAATGAAGGAATAGCGGGTCGAGTTTCGGTAACTGCTGCTCCAACCACAGCCCGGCTCCCGCTACCACCGTGGATCGGGCCCTCCGGATGAACCTGGGCTGCAAGAAAATGGTGGCAATTCCGCGCGATCCACTTCGATCTCGCCTATAGTCGCTCGACCAAAATCCAACAAGGGTCGTCGGTGAAGGCGATCGCGTCGGTGTACCCCCACAGCCTGGCTGCGAGAGGGGGCCGCTGACGAATTAGCCCGTCTTGTAGAGTCTGGCAGTCTTCGAACCTGGAGGGATCACCATGCGGAACCTGGCCAGCTGCATCTGCGCTCTGCTGATCGTATTTTTCGCGTTGGCTCCCGGAGCATCTGCACAGGAGGAAGGCCAAGACGACGCCTCCGAATACGTGCGCCCGGGCTTCTATGTGGGAGGTGGCGGAGGCGTCGGCTTTCCAATTGTCTGGGACAATGACTTCGATGATGACCTGACCAAACTAGCCAGCACTTTGTCGTTCCAAAATGGAAATTCAAACATCGTTGCAATTGATGGTGCCGACCGAGCCCTTATGCAATTGATCACGGTGGATGGTACAGACATTGACGACGACTACCGGTTCGGCGTGAACGGTGTATTCGGTTATCGCGCTGGGCCACGGGCGGCGTTCGAGTTGGAGGGCGAATGGCTGATCGGTTCCAACAAATCGAACCTGGACATCAACAACTCGACGGGGACACACACGGTCGAGGTCGACAAAATTTGGACGATCACAGCGAACGTGAAGGCGTATCTACCCTTCATCACCGGGCGGTTTCAACCCTTCGGGAAGTTCGGCGTGGGATTGCGCCATTCCAGACTTATTACCGACATCGCGACCTTTGGCTTGACCACGACAAACGTTGACGCGGATCTCGTCGTGCCCGCCGACTTTATCATCAAAACGACCGAGTCGAGTCTCGACGGCGCGCTCCGCTGGGGGGCCGGCATCGACATCTATGCAACCCCGAACTTCCTTACCGAGATCAATGCGACCTACGTCGTACCGTTCGCGGATGTGGGTTCCTTGCATTCGGACTATGTGTCCATTCAATGGCGACTCATCTATCGATTTTAAGTGCCGATTTTAAGTGCCGATTTTAAGTGCCGATTTTAAGTAACACCTTTAACGCTGATGAATCCAGAAGCCCCCGCAACCTCCACGCAGGTCTCCAGGTGGCGAGCGCAGCTAGTAGGCAACACGATGAGTGCTGAGATTTACGCAACGCCGCGCACTATAATTCTGACTCTTGAGAAGGAGCTGCGATGACCTCCCCACGTTCAATCCGACTGATGCTTCCAATGCTGACTGTCCCAGTTGCGTTTCAAATCTTGGGGATTTTCGCGGGGTCCATCCTCTTCATGGCTTGCGGCAAAGGCATCGGCAACGGTGACGCTGGTAGTAGTGGCACGCGGCCGGCATTCACCTCCACGCAGATCATCGACGCGACCGGCGACACTGGGAAGACACTCAATTTTCCCCAAGGTATTGCCGTCGACGCGACGAGCGGCGATGTCTACGTCACGGGCTTTCTCACCCACAACGCCTTCAAGATCACGCCAGGTGGCGTCATCACGGAGATCATCGACGTTTTCGGCGAGACCGGTAACGGGTCATGTGATTTAGCTGACCGCAACAACAGAAAGCCGCTCTGTGAATCCCTTGCCGTTGCAGTGGACCCCATCAGTGGCAATGTCATGGTCACTGGCTTTGAAAGCTGGAACGTTTTTGAAATTACACCGACCGGCGGATGTAGCACTGGCGGCATACCGTGTACCATCACAGAGGTCATGGAGCAAAGATCCGTCAGCGGCCCAGATACTCTCAAAGGCCCCTATGATCTTGACTTTGACTCCAGCAGCAATCTCTACGTTTCGAGCGCTGAAAGCAACCGCAGCTTTCGGAGATCATCGGTCGAGACAGTCACGGTGATCATCGACCCGGGGGGAAACAAGGCCGGGATTGTACTCCGTGTCCCCCATGGCATCGCCACGGACTCGATGGGCAATGTCTACATCACGGGTTCCGGCACTAGCGCCAATAACGTCTTCAGGATCGCGAACCCGGTAACATGCAGCTCGAGCGTGGGGGGTACACCGTGCACCATCACGGTGATCATCGACGGAACCGGCGACGGGACCGGGAATCTATTCGCTGACCCCCATGACATTGCCGTGGACTCGAGCGGCAATGTCTACGTCACCGGCTCGACCACCAACAACGCATTCAAGATCGAGATCGACAGGCGGGAACCTGCAGCACGACGGGCACACCCTGCACCATCACGCAGATCATCGACGCAAGCGGCGACGGGACCAGTCCACTCGATTTTGCCCGTGGCATCGCCGTCGATGCCAACGACAATGTCTACGTCGCGGGCTCTGCCAGCCACAATGTCTTTTGGATCACGCCGGGTGGGGTCATCACGGAGATCATCAACGTAGAAGGTGATGGAACGAATTCACTCACGATCCCCCATGACCTTGCCGTGGACTTGAGCGGCAATGTCTACGTCACGGGCGCTGGCACCAACAACGTCTTTCGGATCGCCGTTCCCTAGCCACGTCTCAACCCGGCATGAGTGCACGAAGCGAAGATCTCGGCTCCCTGCGCGAGAGTTCCGCGGCGGTAATCGCCGCGGAACCCTCGCGTTTTTGGTTTCAGATCGCTTCGATCTACGGTACCGGGGCCTCTACGATGTCTTCCCAGAACGGTGTCGGCTTGAGAAAGTCCGCAGTCCACTCGTTCAGCAGGACACCGTCCGCCTCTTGTGAATAGAACAGCGGCGATTGAAGGGCAGTATGCGACGTGTCACCCGAGACAATGAACCGCTTATAGCGGTCGGGGTGCGATTCGTTCAAGAGCCCGTGGCCAGTCACGACGAGGTTGCGGAATGTCACCGGGTCGAACAGGAGTTCGAGGAAGAAGCGGTTGGTCAGATCAGCATCCGTCTCGTAAAACGCCTCGCGGATCGTGGAATCGTTGTCGAGCCTCCACTGAATGATTGCAGTCGGGTCACCCATGTCGTCGCAGTCCGTGCAACTCGCGGGATAGAACTGCCCGAACTGCCAATCGGCCGCACGCGCAGCAATGGAGCCTATCGCGTTCGGATTGACCGTCACTGGCCCGGCGTCATTGAAGACCGTGAGATGGACCTGGTTGTCGTAGGCGAGCCGGACGAGGAACGGTGCGAAGGCTGCGACGCCAACACCGCCCGCGCTCGAACCCGCAACCGTAATCTCGCTGGCGTTCGGAAAGACGTTTCTCGCCAGGTCTATGCCGGCAGATTGGTTTCGTAGCCCGCGATGGAAGCGAATTACGGCTGCGGGCACTCTCCAATTGCAACACCAAAGGCCGGGTCGAAGACGTCATTATCTCCCGAGAAGACCGAGCCGTCACAGTACGGCATATAGAGGATCGAATAGTCGGCGAAGGGATTGTCCATCGAGTCAAAGTCAAAAATCCCTGTCGGCGGTCCCGGCGGCTCTTGAGCTTCGGAAAGGACGTTGCAGTTGTAGAAGTCCTGCCAACAAGCGCCACCGCCTTGCTCGAAGATGAGAAGTTTGGCGGGGTTGCCTTCCCGGCTGAATGCCGAAAACGCTGTTCCCGCAATGCAGATCGGGCCGTCGCCTCCGTCGGGATCGAAGGTGTGTTTTGTCCATCCGTCACCAACGTCCGTGGAAACTACGGGCGTAAATTCACCGAGGTACTTTGTCGACGCCGGCGGCGACCAACTCGTCCACCGCATCGCTGTTGAGGCCTCGTTCCGGTCGATCGCCAGCACCCATCATCACGACCGCAGCAAGCGCTAGACCGAGTACTGCTAATGGCTTGTATTTCATCGACTTCATCTCGCCTTCCTCCAAAGGGTAATTAGACTCAATGACATCACGATGACATGGCTCGCCCATAGGGTCAACAACGGTTCAGTGTCATATGACTTCAAGTCATATAGTCGATGATGATGTCATGGCTTCCGACCGCCAAAGACCAACAGCGTCCCTCTGCTGCGAGTTCGTACTAAAAGCGCTGCCTTAATGTCCGGCTCCTTCGAGTTCGATCACTGGCGTCTTTTGTCTCGGTAGCGATCCTCCGATAAGAAACGCATGAGCCACAGCGCTACACACTCGGCAATGGCGACTTCGCGACAGCACTCATTAGTAGGAGCATTCGTCCTGGTGATGGCGCTCCTGACCGGCTGTGCATCACCCGTGCCGTCCGAGTCCTCTGCAATTCTTTCCCATGGCGCGAGCCCGAGCGCAGTGCGCAAGGCCGTGGTCGATACGGCGCGCCGCATGATCGGCGTGCCGTACCGAAACGGCGGCAGCATTCCCGAGGAAGGTTTCGACTGCAGTGGCCTCGTGGTCTACAGCTATCGGCGCGCAGGGATGCGTGGTCTCCCGCGGACGGCCCGAGACCTGGAGCGGCAAGCAGTGCCGGTTTCGTTGGACGCGCTGCTACCTGGCGACTTGCTCTTCTTTCGGCTGGGTGGCACCAGGACCAACCATGTAGCCATCTACGAGGGCAACCGACGCTTCATCCACGCACCTTCGAGGGGCAAAGGGGTAGAGCGCGTCGCATTCGATCATGTCTACTGGGGACCCCGGATCTTACGTGCCGGACGACTGCTCCCCTAGACGGGACTCTGGACGTGGCGGTGAGGCGGAGCCAATTCCGATTGTGAGCGACTAGCTACGGCGGCGGCGTTTCGCCAGCAGGCCGACCAAACCAAGGCCGAGCAACATACCGGTGGAGGGCTCGGGGACTGCGGTGGAGCGGATGTAGGAAAACGGGGTACCGGATCCAGGCTCTTCCCCCCAGCTTGTAAAACTGATGTCGATGTAGATGTCATCGCTGATCAAGTGCAGGACACCGGGAATGCCGACCGTCGATGGCGGCCCATCGCCCCGGCCGCCGTGTGCCACGAACCAGGTATTGAATGTCAGGTTTTCGAAGTTCGCCGCGGCAATTTCCTGCCCAACGTTGAACCCGCTCAGAGCCCAGGCCCATTCGGTGTCGGCTGGGCTCGATGAAGTAAAAGCATCCTCGGATGCGAAGTTGTAGATGCCCATGCTGCCCGCACGCGCGATCCAGACCGCATCCGTAATGCGATCCTGGTTTTCGGCCAGGGTATGGTCGGCGAATGCGTCTTTGGAAAAGGTAATCATTGGGCCACTCCAAATCGTGGCCGCGAGGGCCGACGATGGAGCCGTCAACAGGCAAATCGCAATGGAACAGCGGAGCAACAGGATCCTGGTGGTGGGCAGCATCGCGGAATCTCCCTCCCCCCTTTGATTCTCTAGAGTCAATCAAGAGTGGTTCCGGGAGGACAATTGTGTCGAAAATTGTGTCAAATTGAGCTGGCCTACTCGACCGATCCGCAGATCAGTAGCAGCATGACAAATGGCTCAAAATCACTGGTAAAATGTCCCGATCCGAAAGGGGTCGGCATCTATCGGCTGTTGCTTCGGCGGTGGGCGCCAACTCGTCGGTCGAGCATCCGCGCCAAGGGACAATTTCAAGGTCAGGCAGAGATTTTGCTTGCAATTCGCGGTGTTACCCTGTCATGCTGATCTTCTAGTCCAAGAGCCGCACGAAACTGCTCTGACTGCTGTTCAACCTGGCTTGTACAAGCTGCTTAGTGTTGGTTTATCTCGGAGGAAGTTTCTGATGCGAATTCATACCGCTCTGATCGTGCTCTCGCTGGTCGCTTGTCTACCGCTACACGCCAGCGCTGCGACGGTCAACCTGACCGCAACTTTGGACGGCCCGTCGGCAAACGCCGGCGCCGGAAGTGGCTCACCCGGTCTCGGTGCGGCCACAATGGACTTCGACACGGTTACCAAGGTCCTCAGCTGGAACATCAGTTGGAGTGGACTCAACGGATCGCCGACCGCAATGCATTTTCATGGGCCCGCGACGCCCGTCCAGAGTGCAGGCGTACAAGTCGGAGTTGGAGTCGCAGGTCCACCTGTGATTGGCAACGAGGTACTCGACGCTGTCAAGGAGGCCGATCTCCTCGCGGGACTCTATTACCTGAATCTTCACACCTCGACAGATCCGGGTGGTGAGATCCGAGGTCAAGTCCTGGTGGTCGTGACAGGCCCGTCCCTGGGCCCGCTCGGCATCGCGGCAGTCTTGAGTCTGCTGGGGCTTGCAATCCATCGTAAGCTTCGCGCGTAGCTCGCCTGACCGGCGCGGTTGAGATTGGCAATACGATAATGTGTTGAGCCATGACCATGCCGGCAATCGTGATCGTTGGCGCGGGAATCAACGGATTGGTTGCAGCCAACTATCTGCAGCGCTCGGGCTGCGACGTCACGATGATCGAGCGCGCCCACAGAGTTGGCGGCGCCTGTGTGTCCGAAATTGCCAACGTCGGCGGTGAAGACCAGTGCTACGCACTCGGGGCCTCGGTCTTCGGTCACATGCAAAGATTTATCTACGAAGACACCGGACTAGCAAGCCGATTGCAGGTCTACATTTCCAAGCATCCGGAGCTTGTGCATTTTTTGGGCGATGAAGAGCCTACCTGGATCTCTCGCAATCCAGCAGAAATGGCTCGCGAGCTCGCCGACAAGTGGGGAGAGAACGGAGACGTCGAGGGGTTTCGTGCGGACGAGGCACGTGTAATTCATTTTCTGCAAGACGGTTTTGTCAATGCGCTGCCCCCCTCGATCAGCGATGCAAAGCATGTCCTCGGCGATACCCTGACACACATCTGGATCTCGGGCACGGCAAGATCTCTGCTGGATCATTACTTTACTAGCGAACGGATGAAAATCTTCACGGCCATGAAGGTCACGGAAAGTGGCCCAGTCTCTCTCGACGACCCCTACACCGCGTTCACATTGCCGCGGCTGAACTCAGGATCGATATTTGACGGCGATTACAGATTCGTCAAAAGCGGCATCTGGCGAGTCACAGAAGAACTCGGCGCAATCAACGATGAACTCGAAGTCACGACTCACCTGTCGAGCAAGGTATTGGAAGTCGACACGGTTCACGGGAACTTGACATACGAGCGGAACGGCAGCGAGCACCGGAAAGACTTTGATTTCTTGATATTCGGCACCGACCCGCTCACCGCGTGTCGGCTTGTGGGCAACGAGGATCAGGTCGCACAAACCCAAGCGCAGCGATTTCGAGGCACCAGCGGAAAACTGAATCTGATGTTCAAAGACCAAGTCCGATGGAAACACAACTCCAAGGATGCAGGATCTGATGCGGCGTTCCGCTACTTCTTCTCAGTGAACGACCTTGCAGAGTTTGAAAAGGCGACTCTCGACGTGCTCGATGATGCAGTGGCCTACGCTCCCTACGGATTCGGCCCCCCCCGACACCAAGTTTTGAGGTCTGACATACTCCACAAGTGCAAGTCCGACCCTTTAGCGAATCCGACATGTCCACCACTGTCGCCCTTTGGCACGAGACGCGGAAAGACACCTATCAATTTCTGGAGACGGAAGCAGTGATCACGCTCGAAGACAGCGCGCGGTACTTCCGGGAAATGATTCTGCCGGGCGCAGATCTCTGGGTCGCGGAGGAGCAAGGGCAGATTCTTGGCTACCTGGCGCTGAAGGGTAGTTACATTGATCGGCTGTATGTGAGACCGAGCGCCCAGCGGATTGGCCTGGGGCTCGCGCTCCTCAGCAAAGCCCGGGAGCTTTCTTCGGATGGCCTTGAATTGCATACCCATCGAGAGAATACGAAGGCGTGTCGATTCTACGAAAAGCATGGTTTCAAAGCAGTGCGATTTGGCGTCAGCCCGCCACCAGAATCAGCGCCCGATGTCGAATACCACTGGAGATCGGACTCGGGGACTCGAGCCGTACTACTAAATGGGAACTGAAGCGCGGATCCATCCTTCTCAGCATGCCAAGTATCCATGGCGGATCGCCGGAATCGCGCCTGATTTCGAGTTGATCGACGCCTGGCTTCTCCCAGCCACGGGAACGCTCGAAGAGTTCTCCGACCTTCGGAACCTCTTCGTTTCGTTCGATCCCGCAGCGGACTTTGGTTCAAGAATGAGCCGGGCTCTCTTCGCGCTGCGCAGTTGGTTGGGCGCACGCTTTGGTTGGGACGAGGAAATCAACAGCCTGCCGATTCCCGGGTGCAGCGAAACTTCGCTGCGCGATCGCTTGCCGGATGATCTCTCTCCGGAGACCGACGAGACCGCCGGCGACAGCCCGTTTCGACCCGTGTATCGAACCGACGACGAATGGGCTCTCGAGCTATCGAATTCTACTGTGCATGCGGTCATGCACATCGGCTGGGTTCCGCAGCCCGACGGTTCGTATCGCGGGCAGATGGGGGTCTACGTCAAGATGCGTGGAAGGCTCGGGCCCCCCTACATGGCAATGATCGCGCCGTTTCGGCACTACATCGTGTACCCGGCACTGATGAGAAGAATCGACCGCGCCTGGAAGAACCGCGGTTAAGAATAGTAAAATCAAGCCGCAAATTTGAAGAGATTTCCGATAACGGGTCTTATATCAAAACTTGAAATGAGAGAGCCGCCCCTGTCTTCGGGCGCTAGCGGTTCGTACCGTC
This region of Myxococcales bacterium genomic DNA includes:
- a CDS encoding DUF2867 domain-containing protein produces the protein MGTEARIHPSQHAKYPWRIAGIAPDFELIDAWLLPATGTLEEFSDLRNLFVSFDPAADFGSRMSRALFALRSWLGARFGWDEEINSLPIPGCSETSLRDRLPDDLSPETDETAGDSPFRPVYRTDDEWALELSNSTVHAVMHIGWVPQPDGSYRGQMGVYVKMRGRLGPPYMAMIAPFRHYIVYPALMRRIDRAWKNRG